From Microbacterium sp. LWH11-1.2, one genomic window encodes:
- a CDS encoding RNA methyltransferase gives MLENPRSPRVRAVAKLTKRSARTETGLFLLEGPQAVREALTYRPEAIVELFATPNGWEKHPDIRAKAGEADIDVEYVTEYVLNAMADTVTPQGLVAVVHQTPTSVRDIFAASPRLVAICEEVRDPGNLGTIIRAADAAGADAVVLTGRTVDPYNPKVVRATTGSLFHLPVSVAGDLADVVKRAHDAGLRILAADVKGDDLLEARAQGLLAEPTGWLFGNEARGLEDDALALADRVLKLPIFGRAESLNLATAASVCLYESAFAQRASSPG, from the coding sequence GTGCTGGAGAACCCCCGCTCCCCCCGAGTCCGCGCCGTGGCGAAGCTGACCAAACGCAGTGCTCGCACCGAGACGGGCCTGTTCCTTCTCGAAGGTCCGCAGGCCGTCCGTGAAGCGCTCACCTACCGTCCCGAGGCGATCGTCGAGCTCTTCGCGACCCCGAACGGCTGGGAGAAGCATCCGGACATCCGCGCGAAGGCCGGAGAGGCCGACATCGACGTCGAGTACGTGACGGAATACGTGCTCAACGCCATGGCAGACACGGTCACCCCGCAGGGCCTCGTCGCGGTCGTCCATCAGACGCCGACGTCGGTGCGCGACATCTTCGCCGCGTCCCCTCGTCTGGTCGCGATCTGCGAGGAGGTGCGGGATCCCGGGAACCTCGGCACGATCATCCGCGCCGCGGATGCCGCGGGTGCGGATGCCGTCGTGCTGACCGGACGCACTGTCGATCCGTACAACCCGAAGGTCGTCCGCGCCACGACCGGATCGCTCTTCCACCTGCCGGTCTCGGTGGCGGGAGACCTCGCCGATGTGGTGAAGCGCGCGCATGACGCGGGTCTGCGCATCCTGGCCGCCGACGTGAAGGGCGACGACCTGCTCGAGGCGCGAGCGCAGGGCCTCCTGGCCGAGCCCACAGGCTGGCTGTTCGGCAACGAGGCCCGTGGTCTGGAAGACGACGCTCTCGCCCTCGCGGACCGGGTCCTCAAGCTGCCCATCTTCGGCCGCGCCGAATCGCTGAACCTCGCGACCGCTGCCAGCGTGTGCCTCTACGAGAGCGCCTTCGCCCAGCGGGCTTCGTCGCCGGGCTGA
- a CDS encoding response regulator transcription factor: MRILIVEDDERVAAALEAFLARSGYATVRASDGAAALDLLGVDTEVVLLDLGLPDVDGIDLCRRIRGRSDVPIVIVTARNQVTERIKGLRAGADDFVVKPYDVHELLARIEAVTRRSRPMRAESEARVLLDGGDVQIDLVARQVLVEGGPIDLTRKEFDIVAVLARYPGVAVPKERLIREVWNTDWRGFGHSLEVHVGAIRRKTGDRRLIETVRGVGYRLAGS; this comes from the coding sequence ATGCGGATTCTGATCGTGGAGGACGACGAGCGGGTCGCTGCTGCGCTCGAGGCGTTCCTGGCGCGCTCCGGCTACGCCACCGTCCGCGCGTCCGACGGCGCCGCGGCGCTCGACCTGCTCGGCGTCGACACCGAGGTCGTGCTGCTCGACCTCGGTCTGCCGGACGTCGACGGGATCGACCTGTGCCGTCGCATCCGGGGCAGGTCGGATGTGCCGATCGTGATCGTCACGGCCCGCAATCAGGTCACCGAACGCATCAAGGGGCTCCGCGCCGGCGCCGACGACTTCGTCGTGAAGCCGTATGACGTGCACGAGCTCCTGGCGCGGATCGAGGCGGTGACGCGGCGCTCGCGACCGATGCGCGCCGAGTCGGAGGCACGGGTGCTGCTCGACGGGGGCGACGTGCAGATCGACCTCGTGGCCCGTCAGGTGCTCGTCGAGGGCGGTCCGATCGACCTCACCCGCAAGGAGTTCGACATCGTGGCCGTGCTCGCGCGGTATCCCGGCGTCGCCGTGCCGAAGGAGCGTCTGATCCGCGAGGTGTGGAACACCGACTGGCGGGGCTTCGGGCACTCGCTGGAGGTCCACGTCGGCGCGATCCGCCGGAAGACCGGGGACCGTCGCCTCATCGAGACAGTGCGCGGCGTCGGCTACCGGCTCGCGGGGTCCTGA
- a CDS encoding HAMP domain-containing sensor histidine kinase — translation MRRRLVIVFLVPLVAILLTLGGAAGWGAARSIQQAFYAEQLGDLGYFVTSARQSLRSGSSAVVDAEVLRFQEVYGIDVMVFDLAGSVWAGEHDGAVLSDADAERVRLALSGRRAEPPGTVFPWVVADAALVEPVFDDGDVIGAVLVSADVAAPRAAILQQAIVLSVIAVALIGLGVLLVFRLARWVLSPVRRLDEAMVAIERGEMDTRVAEDTGPPELRRMTRVFNGMADEIERVMTRQQEFALNASHELRNPLNALLLRVEHLATGLGAEWRDDVEETREEGRRMVRILETLLGLARGGRSDSTISAVDLATLAARRTEAWRDVAGQRGIALQRVGQSAVMSVTDRTIVESALDAVIDNAVKFSPSGSTVEIGAGREGEMCRITVRDQGPGLTEEQVASAADRFWRSDDSRSVPGSGLGLAIATDLLASVGGELAVTSTEGDGLTVSLLIRDGADS, via the coding sequence ATGCGCCGACGCCTGGTCATCGTGTTCCTCGTGCCTCTGGTCGCGATCCTGCTCACGCTCGGCGGTGCCGCCGGGTGGGGTGCCGCGCGCAGCATCCAGCAGGCGTTCTATGCCGAGCAGCTCGGCGACCTCGGCTACTTCGTCACGAGCGCCCGCCAGTCGCTCCGCTCCGGCAGCTCTGCGGTGGTCGACGCCGAGGTCCTGAGGTTCCAGGAGGTCTACGGCATCGACGTGATGGTGTTCGACCTCGCCGGCAGCGTGTGGGCGGGGGAGCACGACGGAGCGGTGCTCTCCGACGCTGACGCGGAGCGCGTGCGGCTGGCGCTGTCGGGTCGACGGGCCGAGCCGCCGGGGACGGTCTTCCCGTGGGTCGTCGCCGACGCGGCGCTCGTCGAGCCCGTGTTCGACGACGGCGATGTCATCGGAGCGGTGCTGGTGTCGGCCGACGTCGCCGCGCCGCGCGCCGCGATCCTGCAGCAGGCCATCGTGCTGTCGGTGATCGCCGTGGCGCTGATCGGACTGGGTGTGCTCCTGGTCTTCCGACTCGCCCGCTGGGTGCTCTCGCCGGTGCGCCGCCTCGACGAGGCGATGGTGGCGATCGAGCGCGGGGAGATGGACACCCGCGTCGCCGAGGACACCGGCCCGCCGGAGCTGCGGCGCATGACGAGGGTGTTCAACGGCATGGCCGATGAGATCGAGCGGGTGATGACGCGGCAGCAGGAGTTCGCGCTGAACGCCTCGCACGAGCTGCGCAATCCGCTGAACGCCCTGCTCCTGCGCGTCGAGCATCTCGCCACCGGTCTCGGCGCCGAGTGGCGGGACGACGTCGAGGAGACCAGGGAGGAGGGGCGCAGGATGGTCCGCATCCTCGAGACCCTGCTCGGTCTCGCTCGAGGAGGGCGCAGCGATTCGACGATCTCCGCGGTCGACCTCGCGACGCTGGCCGCCCGACGGACCGAGGCGTGGCGCGATGTCGCCGGTCAGCGCGGCATCGCGCTGCAGAGGGTCGGACAGAGCGCGGTGATGAGCGTCACCGACCGGACCATCGTGGAGAGCGCGCTGGATGCGGTCATCGACAACGCGGTGAAGTTCTCGCCGTCCGGCTCCACGGTCGAGATCGGCGCGGGACGCGAGGGCGAGATGTGCCGGATCACGGTGCGCGACCAGGGGCCGGGGCTGACCGAGGAGCAGGTGGCATCGGCGGCCGACAGGTTCTGGCGCAGCGACGACAGTCGGAGCGTGCCCGGCTCGGGCCTCGGGCTCGCGATCGCGACCGACCTGCTGGCCTCGGTCGGCGGCGAGCTGGCCGTCACGTCGACCGAGGGGGACGGACTGACCGTCTCCCTTCTGATCCGCGACGGAGCGGACTCATGA
- a CDS encoding TAXI family TRAP transporter solute-binding subunit, with protein MIPRRRRAVAVLAVLALLGGLTGCTSRASEWTGEEYAIAGGGSTGVYFDYGGHLAAELSQSLDIRMSVDETAGSVDNLLRVSAGEALIGFAQGDAAADAVAGAGAFPEPLDIEAVARLYDEYLHVVVRGDSEIEGIADLAGRDVSLGAENSGVNVIAGRVLDAAGVVAASVRNPQLDLSGSIEAMENGEIDGFFWVGGLPTPGIAELSERMPVRLLPIEQDWVIEVNEQYSHAYRPADVPEGMYGLEEGAPTMAVPNYLVTSAATPDGIVRDVLSGLFDARPRIAEQVPAAALLDRRQAIFTGPVALHPGAVEYYRDLRD; from the coding sequence ATGATCCCGCGCCGCCGCCGTGCCGTCGCCGTTCTCGCCGTGCTCGCGCTGCTCGGAGGGTTGACCGGCTGCACGTCGCGGGCAAGCGAATGGACGGGCGAGGAGTACGCGATCGCGGGCGGCGGGTCGACAGGTGTCTACTTCGACTACGGCGGACACCTCGCCGCGGAGCTTTCACAGTCCCTGGACATCCGGATGTCGGTCGACGAGACCGCCGGATCCGTCGACAACCTCCTGCGCGTGAGCGCGGGAGAGGCGCTGATCGGCTTCGCACAGGGAGATGCGGCAGCCGACGCCGTGGCTGGAGCAGGAGCGTTCCCCGAACCTCTGGACATCGAGGCCGTCGCGCGGCTGTACGACGAGTACCTGCACGTTGTCGTGCGCGGGGACTCCGAGATCGAGGGGATCGCCGATCTGGCCGGGCGGGACGTCTCCCTGGGGGCGGAGAACTCCGGGGTCAACGTCATCGCGGGGAGGGTCCTGGATGCCGCGGGCGTCGTAGCGGCATCCGTCCGCAACCCGCAGCTCGACCTGAGCGGATCGATCGAGGCGATGGAGAACGGAGAGATCGACGGCTTCTTCTGGGTGGGTGGGCTGCCGACCCCCGGAATCGCGGAGCTGTCCGAGCGGATGCCGGTGCGCCTGCTCCCGATCGAGCAGGACTGGGTCATTGAGGTGAACGAGCAGTACTCGCACGCGTACCGCCCGGCGGACGTCCCGGAGGGCATGTACGGCCTCGAGGAGGGGGCGCCCACCATGGCGGTGCCCAACTATCTCGTCACCTCGGCCGCCACTCCGGACGGCATCGTCCGCGACGTGCTGTCCGGTCTCTTCGACGCGCGTCCGCGGATCGCGGAGCAGGTTCCGGCGGCGGCGCTGCTCGATCGGCGTCAGGCGATCTTCACCGGTCCCGTCGCGCTGCATCCCGGGGCCGTCGAGTACTATCGCGACCTGCGCGACTGA
- a CDS encoding amino acid ABC transporter ATP-binding protein, which yields MTSDTPLVVVDNVQKHYGDFQALTDIDLTVNSGEVVVVIGPSGSGKSTLCRTINRLETITSGSISIDGKALPAEGKGLAHLRADVGMVFQSFNLFAHLTILENITLGPIKVRGLKKADAEKEAMALLERVGVAQQASKLPAQLSGGQQQRVAIARALAMHPKVMLFDEPTSALDPEMINEVLDVMVELAQEGMTMIVVTHEMGFARKAADRVVFMADGRIVEEATPEEFFTNPKSDRAKDFLSKLLTH from the coding sequence ATGACCTCTGATACACCCCTCGTCGTGGTCGACAACGTCCAGAAGCACTACGGCGACTTCCAGGCGCTGACCGACATCGATCTGACCGTCAACTCGGGTGAGGTCGTCGTGGTGATCGGTCCGTCCGGCTCCGGCAAGTCGACGCTGTGCCGCACGATCAACCGTCTCGAGACGATCACCAGCGGTAGCATCAGCATCGACGGCAAGGCGCTCCCCGCCGAGGGCAAGGGGCTCGCGCACCTCCGCGCCGACGTCGGCATGGTGTTCCAGTCGTTCAACCTCTTCGCCCACCTCACGATCCTCGAGAACATCACGCTCGGTCCGATCAAGGTCCGCGGGCTGAAGAAGGCGGATGCCGAGAAGGAGGCCATGGCCCTCCTCGAGCGCGTGGGCGTGGCCCAGCAGGCGTCCAAGCTCCCTGCGCAGCTCTCCGGCGGTCAGCAGCAGCGTGTGGCCATCGCCCGAGCGCTGGCGATGCACCCGAAGGTCATGCTCTTCGACGAGCCCACCAGCGCGCTCGACCCCGAGATGATCAACGAGGTCCTCGACGTGATGGTCGAGCTCGCCCAGGAGGGCATGACGATGATCGTCGTGACCCACGAGATGGGCTTCGCGCGGAAGGCCGCCGACCGCGTGGTCTTCATGGCCGACGGCCGGATCGTGGAGGAGGCGACTCCGGAGGAGTTCTTCACGAACCCGAAGAGCGATCGCGCCAAGGACTTCCTCTCGAAGCTCCTCACCCACTGA
- a CDS encoding glutamate ABC transporter substrate-binding protein, whose product MRRTRTLAGIGIAAVALLALTACNSGSPSDPGAGTGDEGGEESTWFEVATDVELEGSPTFDAIKERDKVVIGVKEDQPGLGYLDVTTNERTGFDVDIARWIAASLGYDEDKIEFKPIASANREQALVNGDVDYYVGTYSITDKRKEQIAFAGPYFITGQGLLVAADNEDIKSEADLSADTTVCSATGSTPIQNIRTNFPEVPTKEFDLYSACVEALLSGEVQAVTTDQAILIGYAAQDPDNLKVVGEPFTEERYGVGLAKDDAALQEHINTLFTDGGDIWQAIFDKNLGSSGIEVSQPTVD is encoded by the coding sequence ATGCGACGCACACGGACACTGGCAGGCATCGGAATCGCGGCGGTGGCCCTGCTGGCGCTCACGGCCTGCAACAGCGGCAGCCCGTCCGACCCCGGCGCCGGCACCGGCGACGAGGGCGGCGAGGAGTCGACCTGGTTCGAGGTCGCCACCGATGTCGAGCTCGAGGGCAGCCCGACGTTCGACGCCATCAAGGAGCGCGACAAGGTCGTCATCGGCGTCAAGGAGGACCAGCCCGGTCTCGGCTACCTCGATGTGACGACGAACGAGCGCACCGGCTTCGACGTCGACATCGCCCGCTGGATCGCCGCCTCCCTCGGCTACGACGAGGACAAGATCGAGTTCAAGCCGATCGCCTCCGCCAACCGCGAGCAGGCGCTCGTGAACGGCGACGTCGACTACTACGTCGGCACGTACTCGATCACCGACAAGCGCAAGGAGCAGATCGCCTTCGCCGGTCCGTACTTCATCACCGGTCAGGGCCTGCTGGTCGCGGCCGACAACGAGGACATCAAGAGCGAAGCCGACCTGTCGGCCGACACCACGGTGTGCTCGGCGACCGGCTCGACGCCGATCCAGAACATCCGGACCAACTTCCCGGAGGTCCCCACCAAGGAGTTCGACCTGTACTCGGCCTGCGTCGAGGCGCTGCTCTCCGGTGAGGTCCAGGCGGTCACGACCGACCAGGCCATCCTCATCGGCTACGCGGCTCAGGACCCCGACAACCTGAAGGTCGTCGGCGAGCCCTTCACCGAGGAGCGCTACGGCGTCGGCCTGGCCAAGGACGACGCGGCTCTCCAGGAGCACATCAACACGCTGTTCACCGACGGCGGTGACATCTGGCAGGCGATCTTCGACAAGAACCTCGGTTCGTCGGGCATCGAAGTCTCCCAGCCCACCGTCGACTGA
- a CDS encoding amino acid ABC transporter permease, with protein sequence MDVIFGNLDLWGTAVRNTLLIFFGGGVLALVLGIIVGAARVAPVPIARAVGTVYVNLIRNTPLTLVFFFFIFGYPQLGLPKLSTTVLGILAIGIYTATYVAEVIRAGINTVPVGQAEAARAIGLPFGQVMSLVILPQAFRSVVPPMMSVFIALLKNTTVAAGFSVVELGAIRSYLSERGENALVVLLWVALIFVALVMLLSWLQRYLENKWRIAR encoded by the coding sequence GTGGACGTCATCTTCGGAAACCTCGATCTCTGGGGAACAGCGGTGCGCAACACGCTGCTGATCTTCTTCGGCGGCGGTGTGCTCGCACTCGTCCTCGGGATCATCGTCGGAGCGGCGCGCGTCGCGCCCGTGCCGATCGCCCGCGCTGTCGGCACGGTGTACGTGAACCTCATCCGCAACACCCCGCTGACCCTCGTCTTCTTCTTCTTCATCTTCGGCTACCCCCAGCTCGGGCTGCCGAAACTGAGCACCACGGTGCTCGGCATCCTCGCCATCGGCATCTACACGGCGACGTACGTCGCCGAGGTGATCCGCGCGGGCATCAACACCGTTCCGGTCGGCCAGGCCGAAGCAGCTCGCGCCATCGGCCTGCCGTTCGGCCAGGTGATGTCGCTCGTCATCCTGCCGCAGGCCTTCCGCTCGGTCGTCCCGCCCATGATGAGCGTCTTCATCGCTCTCCTGAAGAACACCACGGTCGCCGCCGGATTCTCGGTGGTCGAGCTCGGAGCCATCCGCTCCTACCTCAGCGAGCGCGGGGAGAACGCGCTCGTCGTGCTGCTCTGGGTCGCCCTCATCTTCGTCGCCCTGGTCATGCTGCTCAGCTGGCTTCAGCGCTATCTCGAGAACAAGTGGAGGATCGCGCGATGA
- a CDS encoding amino acid ABC transporter permease — protein sequence MTSVLYDVPGPRAILRNRLIGVGTVVVVLALLAFIGYRFYESGQFDASRWYVFTFSAVWTQIFGALGRTLAAFALAGILAIILGFVLAIGRLSDHAWIRVPVTVVTEFFRAVPVLVFMMLLYYGLPVLGIKMEPYWAVVLALMVYNGSVLAEVLRAGVESLPRGQSEAGYAIGLRKSGVMRLILMPQAIRAMLPVIVAQLVVTLKDTALGFIITYPELLYFAKQLTSQQGRPVLQSAFVIGGIYIIMCLILSGVAKWLEIRTRRSPRLQGGTPVGGGDDPRLHGGGTDTELIAMQGGAGKFHLGNSSGGV from the coding sequence ATGACTTCCGTCCTGTACGACGTCCCCGGTCCCCGGGCGATCCTGCGGAACCGCCTGATCGGTGTCGGCACCGTCGTGGTGGTGCTCGCGCTGCTCGCCTTCATCGGCTACCGCTTCTACGAGAGCGGCCAGTTCGACGCCTCACGCTGGTACGTGTTCACGTTCAGCGCCGTCTGGACGCAGATCTTCGGAGCCCTGGGCCGCACCCTCGCCGCCTTCGCGCTGGCCGGCATCCTCGCGATCATCCTCGGTTTCGTCCTGGCGATCGGTCGGCTCTCCGACCACGCCTGGATCCGCGTCCCGGTGACCGTCGTCACCGAGTTCTTCCGCGCGGTTCCGGTGCTCGTCTTCATGATGCTGCTCTACTACGGCCTGCCCGTGCTCGGCATCAAGATGGAGCCGTACTGGGCCGTGGTCCTCGCGCTCATGGTCTACAACGGCTCCGTGCTGGCCGAGGTCCTCCGCGCCGGTGTGGAATCGCTGCCGCGCGGTCAGAGCGAGGCCGGCTACGCGATCGGCCTGCGCAAGAGCGGCGTCATGCGGCTGATCCTCATGCCGCAGGCGATCAGGGCGATGCTCCCGGTCATCGTCGCCCAGCTGGTCGTGACCCTCAAGGACACGGCGCTCGGGTTCATCATCACCTACCCCGAGCTGCTCTACTTCGCGAAGCAGCTCACGTCTCAGCAGGGCCGACCGGTCCTGCAGTCGGCCTTCGTCATCGGCGGCATCTACATCATCATGTGCCTGATCCTCTCCGGCGTCGCGAAGTGGCTGGAGATCCGCACTCGTCGTTCTCCGCGGCTGCAGGGCGGCACGCCGGTGGGCGGCGGGGACGATCCGCGTCTCCACGGCGGAGGCACGGACACCGAGCTCATCGCCATGCAGGGCGGCGCGGGTAAATTCCACCTCGGCAACAGCTCAGGCGGCGTCTGA
- the pheS gene encoding phenylalanine--tRNA ligase subunit alpha, which produces MSESPEITPEAVEAAVAAALAAISAAADTAELKAARAAHVAEGSPLAVLNASMRQVAPENKAAFGKLVGQGRGQVTQALAAKESELAAAEVAARLEAERVDITAVPSRTRVGARHPLTLLQDQVSDIFVGMGWEIAEGPELEHEWFNFDALNFDVDHPARQEQDTFYVDPTSRHLVMRTHTSPVQVRSMLDREVPIYVLCPGRVYRTDEFDATHLPVFTQFEGLVIDKGITMAHLKGTLDHFAKQLFGPEAKMRFRTNYFPFTEPSAELDLWHPTFKGGARWIEWGGCGMVNPNVLRAAGIDPEVYSGFAFGMGIERGLMFRSDVQDMRDMAEGDVRFSEQYGMVV; this is translated from the coding sequence GTGTCTGAGTCTCCTGAAATCACCCCGGAAGCGGTCGAAGCAGCCGTCGCGGCGGCGCTTGCCGCGATCTCCGCAGCCGCCGACACCGCCGAGCTGAAGGCCGCCCGTGCGGCCCATGTGGCGGAGGGCTCGCCGCTCGCCGTCCTCAACGCCTCGATGCGCCAGGTCGCCCCCGAGAACAAGGCCGCGTTCGGCAAGCTCGTCGGCCAGGGCCGTGGTCAGGTGACGCAGGCCCTCGCGGCCAAGGAGTCCGAGCTCGCGGCCGCCGAGGTCGCCGCGCGCCTCGAGGCGGAGCGGGTCGACATCACCGCCGTCCCCTCGCGCACGCGTGTCGGCGCACGGCATCCGCTCACGCTGCTCCAGGACCAGGTCTCCGACATCTTCGTCGGCATGGGGTGGGAGATCGCGGAGGGCCCGGAGCTCGAGCACGAGTGGTTCAACTTCGATGCCCTGAACTTCGACGTGGACCACCCCGCCCGTCAGGAGCAGGACACCTTCTACGTCGACCCGACCTCGCGTCACCTCGTCATGCGCACGCACACGAGCCCGGTGCAGGTGCGATCGATGCTCGACCGCGAGGTGCCGATCTACGTGCTGTGCCCCGGCCGGGTCTACCGCACCGACGAGTTCGACGCCACGCACCTGCCGGTGTTCACGCAGTTCGAGGGTCTCGTGATCGACAAGGGCATCACGATGGCGCACCTCAAGGGCACGCTCGACCACTTCGCGAAGCAGCTCTTCGGGCCCGAGGCCAAGATGCGCTTCCGCACCAACTACTTCCCCTTCACCGAGCCGTCCGCCGAGCTCGACCTGTGGCACCCGACCTTCAAGGGCGGCGCGCGCTGGATCGAGTGGGGCGGCTGCGGCATGGTCAACCCGAACGTGCTGCGTGCGGCCGGGATCGACCCCGAGGTGTACAGCGGCTTCGCGTTCGGCATGGGCATCGAGCGGGGACTGATGTTCCGCAGCGATGTGCAGGACATGCGCGACATGGCCGAGGGTGATGTCCGTTTCAGCGAGCAGTACGGGATGGTGGTGTGA
- the pheT gene encoding phenylalanine--tRNA ligase subunit beta, translated as MRVPLSWLREYVDLAADATPEDVLAALVTVGFEEEDVHRFEISGPVVVGQVVSLEAEPQSNGKTINWCQVDVGEAHGGVRGIVCGAHNFVAGDKVVVTLPGAVLPGPFPIAARKTYGHVSDGMIASARELGLGDEHNGIVVLSDLGIDAPVGTDAIALLGLDDVAVEINVTPDRGYAFSLRGVAREYSHATGADFRDPAERDFAELQPGAGHTAVVDDQAPVRGRVGASEFVTRVVRGVDPSRPTPPWMIARLSLAGMRSLGVLIDITNYVMLELGQPLHGYDLDKLAGGITVRRATPGEKMKTLDGVERALHVEDLLITDDSGPIGLAGVMGGGTTEMSETTRNVLIEAAIFDPTTIARSARRHKLPSEASKRFERGVDPLVPFVAARRVADLMVELAGGALTEEGGALFTEVFVSEIELPAGFVQGLIGVDYTDAEITGALTTIGAEVSPSTGSGTEGAGWTVIPPTWRPDLTDKWTLAEEVARIHGLDRIPSVLPTPPSGRGLTAHQQGRRRVADALAAAGLVETPAFPFTTEAQNDLHGSAGGEHLPSIRLANALDGQAPYLRRSLIPGLLQTAHRNIARGLTDLAIFETGVVFLPEPGVEYGTDDVPPLGARPSDEKLAELNASIPPQHRHVAALLTGNVSPRQPGRAAELAGLAEALDAVRVIAAAAGVDIDVVQSERAALHPGRTGALRVGGEDVGYVGELHPAVAEDADLPGRATVLELDLDRVLALAGGRIVAESLSTFTAATQDVSLTVAADVPAGDVRAALVEGAGALLESVRLVDDYRGEGVPEGSKSLTFALRFRADDRTLTAAEATEAKLAGVAVAAERFGAALRD; from the coding sequence ATGCGCGTCCCGCTTTCGTGGTTGCGTGAGTACGTCGATCTGGCAGCGGATGCCACGCCCGAGGATGTCCTCGCGGCGCTGGTGACCGTCGGCTTCGAAGAGGAGGACGTGCACCGGTTCGAGATCTCGGGCCCCGTCGTCGTCGGACAGGTCGTCTCGCTCGAGGCCGAGCCGCAGTCGAACGGCAAGACGATCAACTGGTGCCAGGTCGACGTGGGCGAGGCGCATGGCGGCGTCCGTGGGATCGTCTGCGGCGCGCACAACTTCGTCGCCGGCGACAAGGTCGTGGTCACGCTTCCCGGTGCCGTGCTGCCCGGTCCGTTCCCGATCGCGGCGCGCAAGACCTACGGCCATGTCTCGGACGGGATGATCGCCTCGGCGCGCGAACTCGGACTGGGCGACGAGCACAACGGCATCGTGGTGCTCTCGGATCTCGGCATCGACGCACCCGTCGGCACCGACGCGATCGCGCTGCTCGGACTCGACGACGTCGCCGTCGAGATCAACGTCACGCCCGACCGCGGCTACGCGTTCTCGCTGCGCGGCGTGGCTCGCGAGTACTCGCACGCGACCGGTGCGGACTTCCGCGACCCGGCTGAGCGCGACTTCGCCGAGCTCCAGCCCGGCGCCGGACACACGGCCGTCGTCGACGACCAGGCGCCGGTGCGCGGCCGCGTCGGTGCGAGCGAGTTCGTCACACGCGTCGTGCGCGGCGTCGATCCTTCGCGTCCGACACCGCCGTGGATGATCGCGCGGCTCAGCCTCGCCGGCATGCGCTCGCTCGGCGTACTGATCGACATCACCAACTACGTGATGCTCGAACTCGGCCAGCCGCTGCACGGCTACGACCTCGACAAGCTCGCCGGTGGCATCACGGTCCGCCGCGCGACGCCGGGGGAGAAGATGAAGACCCTCGACGGCGTCGAGCGCGCCCTGCACGTCGAAGACCTCCTCATCACCGACGACTCCGGTCCGATCGGCCTCGCCGGCGTCATGGGCGGCGGCACGACCGAGATGAGCGAGACCACGCGCAACGTGCTCATCGAGGCCGCGATCTTCGACCCGACGACCATCGCCCGCTCGGCCCGCCGTCACAAGCTGCCCAGCGAGGCGTCCAAGCGCTTCGAGCGCGGCGTCGACCCGCTCGTCCCGTTCGTCGCGGCCCGCCGCGTCGCCGACCTCATGGTCGAGCTCGCCGGTGGCGCGCTCACGGAAGAGGGCGGCGCGCTGTTCACCGAGGTCTTCGTCTCGGAGATCGAGCTTCCCGCCGGTTTCGTGCAGGGCCTGATCGGCGTCGACTACACGGATGCCGAGATCACCGGCGCGTTGACCACGATCGGCGCGGAAGTGTCCCCTTCGACGGGCTCAGGGACCGAGGGGGCCGGCTGGACGGTCATCCCGCCCACCTGGCGGCCCGACCTCACCGACAAGTGGACGCTGGCCGAGGAAGTGGCCCGCATCCACGGACTCGACCGCATCCCGTCGGTGCTGCCCACGCCGCCGTCGGGTCGCGGACTCACGGCTCACCAGCAGGGCCGGCGTCGCGTGGCCGACGCGCTGGCCGCCGCCGGTCTCGTCGAGACGCCGGCATTCCCGTTCACGACCGAGGCGCAGAACGACCTCCACGGGTCGGCTGGGGGGGAGCACCTCCCGAGCATCCGCCTGGCGAACGCGCTCGACGGCCAGGCGCCGTACCTGCGCCGTTCCCTCATCCCCGGCCTGCTGCAGACCGCGCACCGCAATATCGCGCGCGGGCTCACCGACCTGGCGATCTTCGAGACCGGTGTCGTGTTCCTCCCCGAGCCCGGTGTGGAGTACGGCACCGACGACGTGCCGCCGCTGGGTGCCCGTCCATCCGATGAGAAGCTCGCAGAGCTGAACGCCTCGATCCCTCCGCAGCATCGGCACGTCGCGGCCCTCCTGACCGGCAACGTCTCACCGCGTCAGCCAGGACGGGCCGCCGAGCTCGCCGGACTCGCCGAGGCGCTGGACGCGGTGCGCGTGATCGCCGCCGCTGCGGGCGTCGACATCGACGTCGTCCAGTCCGAGCGCGCCGCGCTGCATCCGGGTCGCACGGGCGCTCTCCGCGTCGGCGGAGAGGACGTCGGCTACGTGGGTGAGCTGCATCCCGCCGTGGCGGAGGACGCTGATCTGCCCGGTCGTGCGACCGTGCTCGAACTCGACCTCGATCGCGTCCTCGCGCTCGCGGGCGGACGCATCGTCGCGGAGTCGCTCTCGACCTTCACCGCTGCCACGCAGGACGTCTCGCTCACCGTCGCCGCGGATGTTCCCGCCGGCGACGTTCGCGCGGCGCTGGTCGAGGGAGCGGGCGCCCTGCTCGAATCGGTGCGACTCGTCGACGACTACCGCGGTGAGGGCGTGCCCGAGGGATCGAAGAGCCTGACCTTCGCGCTGCGCTTCCGCGCCGACGACCGCACGCTCACCGCGGCCGAGGCCACCGAGGCCAAGCTCGCGGGAGTCGCGGTCGCCGCCGAGCGCTTCGGCGCCGCGCTGCGGGACTGA